A single window of Pyrus communis chromosome 10, drPyrComm1.1, whole genome shotgun sequence DNA harbors:
- the LOC137748092 gene encoding toll/interleukin-1 receptor-like protein gives MSSSSSKCGKYDVFLSFRGDTRRNLTDYLARTLENHGFNVFLDENELTRGEPITPALKQAIKDSRLAAIIFSRGYAESRWCLEELEEILARKETMGLLVLPIFYDIDPTDVRHQTREFEEAFRSHQLNFPYKVQAWKDALTAAAELAGEDFSATAGTYSHGDLDHL, from the exons atgtcctcctcctcctcaaaaTGTGGCAAGTACGACGTGTTCTTGAGCTTCAGAGGCGACACACGCAGGAACTTGACGGACTACCTCGCCCGCACATTGGAAAACCATGGATTCAACGTCTTTCTCGACGAGAACGAATTGACCAGAGGCGAACCTATCACGCCAGCACTGAAGCAAGCAATCAAAGACTCTAGGCTTGCTGCTATCATCTTCTCAAGGGGGTATGCTGAGTCGAGATGGTGTCTTGAGGAGCTGGAGGAGATCTTGGCCCGCAAAGAAACAATGGGGCTACTGGTTTTGCCAATTTTCTATGATATCGATCCTACCGATGTCAGGCACCAGACGCGAGAGTTTGAGGAAGCATTTCGGAGTCATCAACTGAACTTCCCTTACAAGGTGCAGGCCTGGAAAGATGCTCTTACTGCAGCTGCAGAGTTGGCCGGCGAGGATTTTAGTGCAACTGCCGG GACTTACTCTCATGGAGATCTTGATCATCTTTGA